A window from Felis catus isolate Fca126 chromosome B1, F.catus_Fca126_mat1.0, whole genome shotgun sequence encodes these proteins:
- the JADE1 gene encoding protein Jade-1 isoform X5 has product MKRGRLPSSSEDSDDNGSLSTTWSQNSRSQHRRGSCSRHEDRKPSEVFRTDLITAMKLHDSYQLNPDEYYVLADPWRQEWEKGVQVPVSPGTIPQPVARVVSEEKSLMFIRPKKYIVSPGSEPPELGYVDIRTLADSVCRYDLNDMDAAWLELTNEEFKEMGMPELDEYTMERVLEEFEQRCYDNMNHAIETEEGLGIEYDEDVVCDVCQSPDGEDGNEMVFCDKCNICVHQCSVKNCRTAFHVTCAFDRGLEMKTILAENDEVKFKSYCPKHSSHRKPEESLGEGATQENGASECSPRNPLEPFASLEQNQEEAHRVSVRKQKLQQLEDEFYTFVNLLDVARALRLPEEVVDFLYQYWKLKRKVNFNKPLITPKKDEEDNLAKREQDVLFRRLQLFTHLRQDLERVRNLTYMVTRREKIKRSVCKVQEQIFNLYTKLLEQERVSGVPSSSCSSSSLENMLLFNSPSVGPDAPKIEDLKWHSAFFRKQMGTSLVHSLKKPHKRDPLQNSTGSGGKALLKQPDLCGRREGMVVPESFLSFEKTFAEARLLSAQQKNGVVVPDHGDRRDHRFHCDLSKGDLKDRPCKQSHKPLRSTDMSQRHLDSTRATTSPGGGQSAPGTRKEIVPKCNGSLIRVNYNQTAVKVPTTPASPVKNWGGFRIPKKGERQQQGEAHEGACHQHSDYPYLGLGRVPAKERAKNKLKSDNENDGYVPDVEMSDSESEASEKKCIHASSTINRRTDIIRRSILAS; this is encoded by the exons gCCTCTCAACTACTTGGTCACAGAATTCCCGATCTCAGCACAGGAGAGGTTCGTGCTCCAGACATGAAGATCGAAAACCTTCAGAG gtGTTTAGGACAGACCTGATCACCGCTATGAAGTTGCATGACTCCTATCAGCTGAACCCAGATGAGTACTATGTGTTGGCAGATCCCTGGAGACAGGAGTGGGAGAAAGGAGTCCAGGTGCCCGTGAGCCCTGGGACCATCCCTCAGCCTGTGGCCAG GGTCGTGTCTGAAGAGAAATCCCTCATGTTCATCAGGCCCAAGAAATACATTGTCTCACCGGGCTCCGAGCCTCCAGAGTTGGGCTATGTTGATATCCGGACGCTGGCTGACAGTGTGTGTCGTTACGACCTCAACGACATGGATGCTGCATGGCTGGAACTGACCAATGAGGAATTTAAGGAGATGG GAATGCCTGAGTTAGATGAATACACCATGGAGAGGGTCCTGGAGGAATTTGAACAGCGATGCTATGACAATATGAATCATGCCATAGAGACTGAAGAAGGCCTCGGGATTGAATATGATGAAGATGTTGTCTGTGATGTCTGCCAGTCACCTGATGGTGAGGACGGCAATGAGATGGTGTTCTGTGACAAATGCAACATCTGTGTGCACCAG TGCTCTGTGAAGAACTGCCGCACAGCCTTTCACGTGACCTGTGCTTTCGACCGGGGCCTGGAGATGAAGACCATCTTGGCGGAGAACGATGAAGTCAAGTTCAAGTCCTACTGCCCGAAGCACAGCTCACATAGAAAACCCGAGGAGAGCCTCGGTGAGGGGGCCACTCAGGAGAATGGGGCCTCTGAGTGTTCCCCTCGGAATCCACTGGAGCCTTTTGCCAGCCTTGAGCAGAATCAAGAAGAGGCCCACCGGGTGAGTGTCCGTAAGCAGAAGCTGCAGCAGCTGGAAGATGAGTTCTACACCTTCGTCAACCTGCTGGATGTTGCCAGGGCCCTGCGGCTGCCTGAGGAAGTAGTGGATTTCCTGTACCAGTACTGGAAGTTGAAGAGGAAGGTCAACTTCAACAAGCCCTTGATCACTCCAAAGAAAGACGAAGAGGACAATCTAGCGAAGAGGGAGCAGGATGTCTTGTTTAGGAGGCTGCAGCTGTTCACTCATCTGCGGCAGGACCTGGAGAGG GTTCGGAACCTCACTTACATGGTGACCCGCAGGGAAAAGATTAAGCGATCTGTGTGCAAAGTCCAGGAACAGATATTCAATCTTTACACTAAGCTCTTGGAGCAAGAAAGAGTTTCAG GTGTGCCTTCATCTTCCTGCTCCTCGTCCTCACTGGAAAACATGCTTTTGTTCAACAGTCCTTCTGTGGGCCCTGATGCTCCCAAGATAGAGGACTTGAAGTGGCATTCTGCGTTCTTCAGGAAGCAAATGGGTACTTCCTTGGTTCATTCGCTGAAAAAGCCCCATAAGCGAGATCCATTGCAGAACAGCACTGGGAGTGGAGGCAAAGCCCTGCTGAAGCAGCCAGACCTGTGTGGTAGAAGGGAGGGGATGGTGGTCCCAGAGAGCTTTTTGAGTTTTGAAAAGACCTTTGCAGAAGCGCGTCTCCTGTCAGCACAACAGAAAAATGGTGTGGTGGTGCCCGACCACGGGGACAGAAGAGACCATCGTTTCCATTGTGATCTCAGTAAGGGAGACTTAAAGGACAGACCTTGTAAACAGAGTCACAAGCCTCTCAGGTCCACAGACATGTCCCAGAGGCATCTGGACAGCACACGAGCTACCACCTCCCCTGGAGGGGGGCAGTCAGCACCCGGCACAAGGAAGGAGATAGTGCCCAAGTGCAACGGCTCCCTAATCAGAGTAAACTATAACCAGACTGCAGTCAAAGTGCCTACAACGCCTGCCAGCCCGGTGAAGAACTGGGGAGGATTCCGGATTCCAAAGAAGGGGGAACGGCAGCAGCAGGGAGAGGCCCATGAGGGGGCCTGCCACCAGCACTCAGACTACCCCTATCTGGGCCTAGGCAGAGTTCCAGCTAAGGAAAGGgccaaaaacaaattaaaatctgACAATGAGAATGACGGGTATGTCCCTGATGTAGAGATGAGTGACTCAGAGAGTGAGGCATCAGAGAAGAAATGTATACACGCCAGCAGCACCATCAACAGGAGGACAGACATTATCAGGAGAAGCATCTTGGCCTCTTGA